The Topomyia yanbarensis strain Yona2022 chromosome 3, ASM3024719v1, whole genome shotgun sequence nucleotide sequence tgcgacctctagtagttataatctcttttgacaCAGCTCTTCATCATATTTGGACCATATTATAGAGAAATCTATAAGGACAAATTCCTCTAAAAGTAACTTTTGCTAGGCCTGACACCTTTATGACCGGTGAAGCATTTTCCACTATATCCGGACTGTTCTAAATAGACTGGTGCAGAACCCAcaatattgtttttgtattaaaaTGGGTAAACCAACCAAagaaatatatttacatttcccAATATCAAATTCATGATGACAATAGATTCTCCATCATTGTATATTTCGTTTATTCAACAATATACTAGACCAGAACTTAAGAACATTATTGAGACTCAAAATACAATCAGCCCTTTTTAACGATGACAGATTGCCTTTAAAGATGTATATATGTTGGATAGAACGgtttgcggagagttcggtattCAAATTGCTTTAATGAATTGGTTACAGAACGAGTTGTTCAAAACtccagtaaaattttactgtacccagtaattcaaattCAGTGTGTATGAAAACACTTTAGGCACGAATCACAGCAGTGCCATCCAATTTCTGCTTCAACCTTTTTCGCTTGTTTGATTGTCTTCTTTGTCTTACTGGGTGGTTCCTCAAAACCACAGGCTCCACAAATGTCTGCAGTGATAACGATGACCAACACGCTAACGATTCTAAATGGAATTACTGCTACCCCACCAGAGACGAATTCGCGACacttcaaatataacaaaacTACCACTTTATGGAAAAAATGAAGACGAAAATTCTTGATTACTTAATTAATCCGCTTGATAAAACGTCGTCGTATTCCTTTGAAAACAGAGGAATGAGAATCAAGACGCAAAATAGGATAAGTTCGTCATACGGTTGACTTCGACTTCGGTTCGTTCGAAAACAACGGAGATTTTTCAGTACTTTAACTGCTACTCTCAGGAATTCGTTGCGTCAGTAATAAACAATAACTCTAAATACCATCGAACACtagattaaaattattaaaagctTGTTGTGCCAAGGACTTAGTGAGGTGAGTGAAGTGACATATCGAGGGACCAAATTAACTCATTCTATTACACTGTGAACCATAAGTTTTCAGGGATTTCTTCGGGAGTTGGGAGTCTCGATTAGTCTctggttttattttatatagagCTTTCAAAGTAGAACTAGAACTGAACTAATCACATCCCCAACAGAGCGATTTCGATGTTTTGTTTCAAGATTTAAAATTGTTGTACGTTGCTGTCCTATGTGTTGTTtaatttaaaacacgtttagaatctaggggcagatcactctaagtgCTATAACAAATTGGTaggtaattgtctagtttagagaCTTTAGTGATGAGGTCCAATTTTAATGCGGATTGTTGCCAAAACGGTGTATTTCAACctaaataaaccgaatccgagagcggaaatATAAAATTATTAACCAAAGtttggtaaactgaaaaaataagttgtgcttaataatacTTATAACAGTGACAGTGCTTTAACAAGTGAAgttatactgggagctagtgtgatgcggcttggccgcatatccgaggccaaggatccgaagcgaaGCAAAGCCGCTTAGGCTCcattggacgaggcattgatgaATCCGTAGTTGGAattgcaagcgaacctgtgattcgtctcgtttgcccggtttactcaaacataggggctacaggtagttaaaagccgactgagcggcagcaaagtcggacagtgcaccagAAAGCGatatggcgtagccacattagtaaGTGTTCGGTTGACTAATGTGGCAGATTCGGTCTATTTAGGTTAAAATACACCGTTTTGGCACAAATCCGCATTAAAATTGGAGCTCTATCACTAAATttctaaactagacaattaccaATTGGTAtcaaattgaacaaaaaatgcatttcatttaaatttttgcatTGACTTTATACTTCCTTGTAGAAAAGTCTGTTTAACAATCGTCTTAGGTTGGTCTGATGTAGAGCTAGTTTTTTGCAGTGATTtaacgtcttacacgcaacgcaaaatacattcttAATATctaatttaatgaaaaaatgcattttttcgctgatttgaaaaaaatgcataacaagtgatctgccactgtttaaaattgttttaattcTTAAAAGCGCAATATTGTTttgaaacaacattgcgaaaatcacgtcaaaattgtcaaataaCGTATTGAAGCTAGAAGCAAGcttcacaaaatttgaaaaaattgatttgcgcctttaagggttgaCTACAAAGAGAGTATTTAGCACAGTCACGTAGACGGAGGGCAAGCACTAGGTGATTTGACGCGTACTTTTTTAAATCTTTGCATCACTTAATGCACTTTATGGTACTTAATGGTACATAAAGTAACTAATTATGTAAGACTTTTGGCACTACGTGGTATTGAAGATTTAGTGCTTGCCTCTCGCACTTAGACTGGGTAAAAATAATGCTGAAAGCACGAAGAGACCTGAATTTTGAACTAATTAGAACACATGTCTAAACTTCTGCTGgagacagcaagttctagttttaaaatagtcAGTTTTATCaaatacaaataatttgtaTTCGGTTTTATATTATctgtcaaaattataaatctatAACTGAAGCACTCCGGAACACACCCAAAGGGAGAGTTTGGCAACCGGTAATGTAAAAAAAACGAGATCTCAGTATGCGTACTtgaggttcaactgagaaagcctaaaaagcggccatctttgaaaacgaaaaagcactttttacacaatcttcaaGAAAACTTATCAATATATTCGGGGCATGGCTAGAAtgctattaggcaatccattagacgtttgtttcacaattcagcggtgggttctgtcaacaagtctactcctgcgaacagaaaaactcgtccgacaaacaactttcgttagttcgattcgtttgatgttggtcgaattaacgatattgtcggacgtcgcacccctcggagtaacgtcagaataagtaaacaagaaataatcagctgatcagaaacgtctcatggattgcccaattgattcattttcatacAAATTCTACCGACGATGTGCAATAAAGCTGCTTTTTTCGATCTCAAAGATGGCTGCTTTACGGGGCTTTCTGAGTAGAACCTAAGATATTTTTTACCCATTGTTAAATACTTGTAGTTGTCCGTGCATTCGTTTATCACGAGTGTATTCTGGCCTGATTATCGATTAAACTCATGCGCACAGTGTACACCATACCATTTCCTGTTCTGAGGCAACGCTGCGCTTCTGAAATATTGCATGTCTGTTGTGattatttttgttgttgttttgtgATTGCTGTCAAATTCAGATATAGTGATATCCGTGATATCAGTAAAGCATTTTTGTTTAATGTGTAGTTTTTACTAGGCCGGAttgattttttgatattttgagtAAGTGCTCGCGTTTTTTTGTAGTCACGTTTAACATAGTAAAGAAATAACGCAGTGCACCGTGTCAATCTTGGATTTTTAGATCAACACTCAACGATGGCTTTCATGTAAGTTGACACATAATTGTAATTTGAAAGCGACTGCGATTGATACGTTGGTCACGTTACAATAAGCTAATATGGCATTTTTATCAGAAAACGTATAATCTGAGATATCTAAAATCAATCATTGATATTTACAATCGGTTCAGCATCGAACAGACAAAACAAAGCTCCAGTGCACACACATATGCATCTGCAAAGCTTTTTTTCTCGAAGCTTTCCTATCACTACCGCCGAAACCACCACACGAGCATATCGCGATTAACGTTACAACCCTGGCTTTGTCAAAGTTTAGTGTTGTATATATAGCTCACCGCCGGTGGAcgcattttcattataactctTAAttattatcaattatttttaattgtgcAATTCAAATCGATAGTTTAGGTAATTTTTTCCGTTAATTGTTTTGGTTACTGTCAACTTTATATTTTGCATCGAGATAATAGAATTTTGtcccaaaaaaatttcaagaaatCTTCCATCATGTCGGTGCTACGTGTTTTCACTCGAAAGATGGCCACTGCAGCCAAGATAAATAATGTAGTCGTAATTGGAGGTGGTCTGATGGGTTCCGGTATTGCTCAGGTAAGAGATTTCATGATTATTTTTGTAACGTCGAAGGTCGCTACACTGCGCAGCTTCACCGGTCCAAAGGTCATTGTTTATGATTATGTATTATCGTTATCATGCATGACGTTGCATACCGGCTAATAGGAGGCTATCAAATGAGAACACTTCTGATTGCAATGGGCTCCTCTTATAGGTGGCAGCAGCAACTGGCCACAATGTAACTTTGGTGGAGGTGAACGACCAACTAGTGGACAAGGCGATTGGTGGAATCAAGAAAAGCCTGGAACGTGTTGCGAAAAAGCAGTTCAAAGATGATTCTGCGAAGGGACAGGAATACATTCAAGGAACGCTTGACAAATTAAAGGGATCATCAAAATTGGAGGAATCGGTAGCTCGCAGTGATCTTGTGATTGAAGCCATCGTCGAAAAAATGCCAATCAAGCACGAGCTCTTTGGGAAAATTGATGCTGTTGCTCCAGCAGGAACGATATTTGCTAGTAATACATCATCGCTTTCAATCGGCGAGATCGGATCCGTTACAAAGCGCGAGGATCGTTTTGGAGGATTGCATTTCTTCAATCCGGTGCCAATGATGAAATTACTTGAAGTCATTCGTACCGATAAAACCTCCGAAGAAACGTATCAGCAGCTTATGGAGTTTGGAAAGCGCATGGGAAAAACTTGCATCACGTGCAAAGACACGCCCGGATTTGTGGTCAACCGACTACTGGTTCCATATATGGCAGAAGCGATTCGTTTACTGGAGCGTGGCGACGCCAGCGCAAGGGATATCGATATAGCAATGAAGCTGGGCGCTGGATACCCTATGGGGCCTTTCGAGCTGAACGATTATGTTGGGTTGGATACCACCAATAATATTATGCAAGGATGGCATGCAAAATATCCAGATAATCCCCTGTTCGAACCTTCAAAATTGCTCGAGAAGCTTGTTGCAGAGGGAAAACTAGGTGTCAAAAGTGGAGAGGGATTTTATTCTTATAAAAAGTAAGAGTAGGTAGCTTTGCAGCAATTATGTGCATTGTTGAAGTAATAAAGTTTAATTAATCTGCCACACAAGTCTGATaatatttgttttcaaaatccaAGCCTCAATCTACTCATGATCGCTTCATTATTTTGAAGGCTTGAAAATTACATAGTAAATGCTGATCTTTTTTGTGCGGGGGTAGTAGAGATTTGACACTTTCAGAACGGTatcatttttttgaatttgctGTTTTAAAACGTAGGTATTTGAATTCGTTATGTATTACTGTCCCCAAGGCAAATGAaccattattcatattattattGAGAGAGCCATTAGACCGTCACCTAAGGGGTTGCTTTCAAATCGATATCAAAAAGAAACCCAGGGAATATTGAACATTTTTATTGAATCTCTCGTACAGTTTGTTAAAACCAGGACTTATTCTGCGTAATCAAGGAGCTTGGTCACAATATGAACATATGGGCGCAGCAAGTCACTTGTTCCATATTTCGTCTTACCTTTAGTTCAATGCGTTAAATGGAGTAAATCGGCAGATGCCATGGTACAAATTGTACCAAATTTCTTTGGAACCTATCCAACGGAATATGGAGATAGACTGGCCCGAACGGTAGAATTGGTCCATCGGTAGCGGTGGGTAGTCGCTGTAGACAAAGCCTCCACCTTACACACAGTAGCAAACCCGCTACCAGTGCAATCGCAATGGCAacagtctaataaaaatctacctcggcattcgaaaggcaaacagaaATGAACAGCACCATTTCATTGATGCtcatcgtcgacaggttttcagtggtgatatTAAGTGGTTTTTCTTTTGTCAAATCTCACGACAAAGAGGCACATGTCTGTCTTTACCATGAGACATGTTagtagacttgagtgattcgtagttatgctgcctaagctcgacccctgccagcagaagacaaaagattaccCCGTAAgattttaacccttaaatgcatgaaactgaTGTTTCATTGGTACTCGTTTTTCGGTACGGATGCGATATGTACCTCTTATTGAGACTTTATATCACAGAACTCGATATGTTggcaacagtatgcatttaagggttaagctGGTTTCTAATTACCCTGCAGCTTCTAGTTTTTCAacctgtatatttcacattttCTCACTTGAGTAGGGGAGATCGAGGCTAGTTTGGgggtgttttcaattttcatattttaccCGACCCCAGGGTATGTTAGCGGTATGTATGGATGCACCAggaaataagcaatcaaatgtaGATTCATTTACTTTAGAAGTCCttatggaacgtgctgaatgtctattgaagaaaattgtgtattaaccgacatttgttaTATATTTCAGTCTTAATACaccggcattttgacttcgaccCGTACTCCatgttcaaaagcaaattttcgaaattcttcaggcaatTGGCAAAAGTAAATAATCcatgcattgacgagatacacaagaaaaagattcttttactttggagtgaattccagaaataaaatttttgatgaTTATTTTCGCACTatgaatcagtagcgtctgactcaaatggcacgttccccatgttgatcggagatttctgattttattcttttagagtttaataaatgctttataTGCATAACCCGGTGGTAAAGCTGTACccaatttttcctacgcatactaccaaccGTTCAATTCTTACACCTGCTCAAAgaaagtaacttgagccttaactgTGTGCAGAACTGTGAAAAATCCATATCATCTACCGCTTATGATAGCGTCCAAACGCTATAGCCATGACGTTACACGCTTGGCATAAGAGCAAAAACTCATACAAACAGGCACGCGGCCCCTCTATTTGTAGTACAGCTGATTAATTTTTCTGAAGATCTAAGATTCTCTGTTTTTTTAGTGGGCTGATAGGACTGCAGCTTAGAGCTTAGGGGatctcggtccgtcccgcgagacaaaatttgcaaaatcggacGAATTAGCAACTGTCTGCCAAGTAAACACCGGTCCTCGGGAGGAGGACTAAATTCTGCGCCTGTTTGTCTCTAAGTGTATAACGTCAAGACCACTATTTTGTTTAGTCCAATGTATCAAGCTCCTAACAACGCGTGTTAAatcgtcagtgatgcaattaaaacttcgcattgattccgcttctgtcttgttcctgatctcctcttgggtcccctaggtctgaagcggatcaatcgactattaactaATTCAGAGAGCGCTGATAATCGTAATATCCAATAATATTAATTTCCCTGTAACTATGTATTCTGCCAGTTATGATTCCTGTTCTAGTGTGTATTAATAGTCGCTTTgtttgaaaatcaaaaataatttaaGATTTTAATTGTTAGAACTaagccacagagaacagatatccagtttcaaacaaacaagtttaaaatGCTTGTTTTGTCGTTTGAACAAATATTTGCTATACCATTACGACCACCATACTGGCATATCCCATAATTATAACGATCACTTGGATAGCAATTCCGTAACACTTACGCACTAAACGGCAGGACAGAACCACATTTGATGGAAACCTCTCGATTATCTTTGGATGTACCTTTTACTCAACTTTCACGCTTGAGATGAATGTCTGCTCTccgaaattgatgttgcttctcagttttgcacgatccagggggaacttggccttgatcccaccGCTCCGTTATCGATGTTACGTgttattcgttatggaatattgcTTGTTTGGGGTCCATTCCTAAACAATGTCTCGCAGAAAAAgtctaaaaattgttgttggtTTTATTAACCCCGCTCCGCTAGTACGTCTCAAGTTTTTCTCTCGGTAATTCATGGTTTTTTCCCAACTATCAATACGCGACatcatttatgaacggcccttGGTAATATGTTTAGAgtagacaatccaatgaaaaataggattgacaggatttttgTGCGTTTTAGCACCATGTGTCACATCTTTTATGTTTTTTAgtatacatactaagaataccaaatcaTGTGATGTGATGGCCGGAAGATAAGAgaagcacccccccccccccctcttctttttgtccattctctgttcaaccttaattaATAACAGAGTTACAAGCGTGCTAACCTTTCATTGTTTAGTTACATAGGTgacattttagattttagaatgatacCTAGcaccagatagtggagtaagacattttcaatgtcaatatATAGGGGGAACTGGCCCAATTCGGACttagtaagggtttatgagctatagaactgcAACGTGTCAACCGATGCACAAATAAGTATTTTTTCCTGAAAGTCTGATCAATCGCGCACTTATTTTTTTAAGGTGACCTTTTCCTAActtttaccgtattgtgtataaacggttctgtgcaaaagtacatgaaaggtccgaattaccccaaccctgttccaattcggacCACCCATTTCTTAGCGATTTTTTGCAATGGAAATGAATTCCTATTTTCGACTTAGTTATTCTtatttgattttcactaaatgtcgaattgtgaaatgaaaagttttctttgatatataaaactttgaagta carries:
- the LOC131688942 gene encoding hydroxyacyl-coenzyme A dehydrogenase, mitochondrial-like isoform X1 codes for the protein MSVLRVFTRKMATAAKINNVVVIGGGLMGSGIAQVAAATGHNVTLVEVNDQLVDKAIGGIKKSLERVAKKQFKDDSAKGQEYIQGTLDKLKGSSKLEESVARSDLVIEAIVEKMPIKHELFGKIDAVAPAGTIFASNTSSLSIGEIGSVTKREDRFGGLHFFNPVPMMKLLEVIRTDKTSEETYQQLMEFGKRMGKTCITCKDTPGFVVNRLLVPYMAEAIRLLERGDASARDIDIAMKLGAGYPMGPFELNDYVGLDTTNNIMQGWHAKYPDNPLFEPSKLLEKLVAEGKLGVKSGEGFYSYKK